Proteins encoded by one window of Moorella humiferrea:
- the pdxS gene encoding pyridoxal 5'-phosphate synthase lyase subunit PdxS, whose protein sequence is MAAEKGTWTVKKGLAEMLKGGVIMDVTTPEQAKIAEEAGACAVMALERVPADIRAAGGVARMADPTVILRIMDAVTIPVMAKARIGHFVEAQILEALGVDYIDESEVLTPADEEFHINKHEFKVPFVCGARNLGEALRRIGEGAAMIRTKGEPGTGNVVEAVRHMRRVMSEIRRVQNLPDEELMTFAKEIQAPYELVKQVKELGRLPVVNFAAGGIATPADAALMMQLGADGIFVGSGIFKSSDPMKRARAIVAATTHFREPEVLAEISKDLGEAMPGLDIATIRKEERMQERGW, encoded by the coding sequence ATGGCAGCAGAAAAAGGAACATGGACGGTAAAGAAAGGCCTGGCGGAGATGCTCAAAGGCGGCGTCATTATGGACGTAACCACTCCGGAACAGGCAAAAATAGCCGAAGAAGCCGGCGCCTGCGCCGTCATGGCCCTGGAACGGGTACCGGCCGATATCCGTGCCGCCGGCGGGGTGGCCCGCATGGCCGACCCGACGGTTATCTTACGGATTATGGACGCCGTAACCATCCCGGTGATGGCCAAAGCTAGAATCGGCCACTTCGTAGAAGCCCAGATTTTAGAGGCCCTGGGTGTCGATTACATTGACGAAAGCGAAGTTTTAACCCCAGCCGACGAAGAGTTCCATATCAATAAACATGAATTCAAGGTGCCCTTTGTCTGCGGCGCCCGTAACCTCGGCGAAGCCTTAAGGAGAATCGGCGAAGGGGCGGCCATGATCCGCACGAAGGGCGAGCCCGGCACCGGCAACGTCGTAGAGGCCGTGCGGCATATGCGCCGGGTGATGAGCGAGATCCGGCGGGTGCAGAACCTACCCGACGAAGAGTTGATGACCTTTGCTAAAGAAATCCAGGCCCCCTATGAACTGGTCAAGCAAGTCAAGGAACTGGGGCGGCTGCCGGTAGTCAACTTTGCCGCCGGCGGCATCGCCACCCCGGCCGACGCCGCATTAATGATGCAGCTAGGGGCCGACGGCATTTTTGTAGGTTCCGGCATCTTTAAATCCAGCGACCCCATGAAACGGGCGCGGGCAATAGTTGCGGCCACCACCCACTTCCGGGAACCGGAAGTCCTGGCCGAGATATCGAAGGACCTGGGGGAAGCCATGCCGGGTCTGGATATTGCCACCATCAGAAAAGAAGAACGCATGCAGGAACGAGGTTGGTAA
- a CDS encoding Na+/H+ antiporter NhaC family protein, with translation MVNNTNNSRKLEMYGGLLGGLIPILVLIAILIWLSIAERGGTQAFWAGGWLAIVAGLLFAKDKNKFCETVMRGLGDKNGIVIVTAWLFAGVFGKLMVAGGLVEGLLWFGLKTGAQGAIFTLLAFIAACLFSLGTGTSTGTVLSLIPVLYPAGVYLGANPPMLAAGILAGAAFGDNLAPVSDTTIVSAYTQEATMRDVVRSRFPLSVSAAAIAGVILLIFGGGGNIAGLPELTAKVDPRGLLMLVSFGIVVGLALAGRHIVESLIWGNISAAVIGGLIGKIQLTTLFHIPEKRGMSTGLIEDGISGVVGAIIFALLVLAVTQILVESGVMDSILRWAEKTIARNVKQAELSIIFVTILASIPIAANAPAELLVGPSFVKPIGEKFKLAPARRANLMDCSVCTLFFTLPWHICVIVWYGALTSAAQSFNIPLPSIWVAMMNPYTWTLLAVLLFSVFTGWNRKYIER, from the coding sequence ATGGTTAATAATACAAATAATAGCAGAAAATTGGAAATGTATGGCGGGCTATTAGGTGGTTTGATTCCTATATTAGTTTTAATTGCTATTTTAATTTGGTTATCGATAGCCGAAAGAGGTGGTACCCAGGCCTTTTGGGCAGGGGGTTGGTTAGCAATAGTAGCCGGATTACTTTTCGCTAAAGACAAAAATAAATTTTGTGAAACAGTAATGCGTGGACTAGGTGATAAGAATGGCATTGTGATAGTTACTGCTTGGCTTTTTGCTGGTGTATTCGGCAAGTTAATGGTTGCTGGCGGCTTGGTTGAGGGATTGCTCTGGTTTGGTTTAAAAACTGGGGCGCAAGGAGCTATTTTTACCCTTTTAGCTTTCATCGCTGCTTGCTTATTTTCTTTGGGTACTGGGACGAGTACAGGTACAGTGCTTTCCCTTATTCCAGTATTATATCCTGCAGGTGTTTATTTGGGGGCCAATCCACCTATGCTGGCAGCTGGTATATTAGCTGGTGCTGCTTTTGGCGATAATTTAGCCCCCGTTTCAGACACAACCATTGTTTCTGCTTATACGCAAGAAGCGACTATGAGAGATGTGGTCCGTAGTCGTTTTCCTCTTTCAGTTTCAGCAGCAGCAATTGCAGGTGTTATTCTTCTAATATTTGGTGGTGGTGGAAATATTGCCGGTTTGCCCGAGTTGACTGCTAAAGTTGATCCCCGTGGTCTTTTGATGCTGGTTAGCTTTGGTATAGTCGTAGGGTTGGCTCTTGCAGGGAGACATATTGTTGAATCATTAATTTGGGGCAATATTTCTGCGGCGGTTATTGGAGGTTTAATAGGTAAAATTCAGTTGACCACTCTCTTTCATATACCAGAAAAACGTGGAATGTCAACGGGCTTGATTGAAGATGGTATATCCGGTGTGGTTGGAGCGATAATCTTTGCTTTATTAGTGCTAGCAGTTACGCAAATCTTAGTAGAAAGCGGTGTCATGGACAGTATTTTGCGTTGGGCGGAAAAGACCATTGCCCGAAATGTAAAACAAGCAGAATTATCAATTATATTTGTAACCATTTTGGCTTCTATTCCAATTGCAGCTAATGCACCAGCGGAATTGCTTGTCGGACCAAGCTTTGTTAAACCTATTGGTGAAAAGTTTAAACTCGCTCCAGCTCGAAGGGCTAACTTGATGGACTGCTCTGTCTGTACGCTTTTCTTTACTCTACCCTGGCACATTTGTGTTATAGTCTGGTATGGAGCTTTGACTTCTGCTGCTCAGTCTTTTAATATACCACTACCTTCAATTTGGGTTGCTATGATGAACCCCTATACCTGGACACTACTTGCGGTATTATTATTTTCAGTTTTTACTGGTTGGAACCGTAAGTATATCGAAAGATAA
- a CDS encoding aspartate/glutamate racemase family protein, which yields MTKKVLGIIGGMGPEATVDFMDKIIKATPAKDDCDHIHMLVDNNPQVPSRVQAILGSGESPAPVLIQMAQNLEKWGADFLAIPCNTAHIYYSEIKNAVNIPVLNIVESARNRILSELPHIKKIGLLATKATVVTKLYHNVFNEDNIDLVTPDEEQQQKVMEVIFAVKANQLTNNHLQDLREIISQLVARGAEAILFACTELSVIAKSIKHINVPVFDAAQILAEEVVRIVKG from the coding sequence ATGACAAAAAAAGTTCTCGGTATAATAGGTGGAATGGGCCCGGAGGCTACTGTTGACTTTATGGATAAAATTATTAAGGCTACACCGGCGAAGGATGATTGCGACCATATCCATATGCTGGTAGATAATAACCCACAAGTACCTTCAAGAGTTCAGGCTATTTTGGGTTCAGGCGAGAGTCCCGCACCTGTACTAATACAAATGGCCCAAAATCTAGAAAAATGGGGTGCCGATTTTTTAGCTATACCATGCAATACAGCTCATATTTATTATTCAGAAATAAAAAATGCTGTAAATATACCTGTATTAAATATAGTTGAAAGTGCTCGTAACAGGATTTTAAGTGAACTTCCACACATAAAAAAAATTGGTTTACTTGCAACTAAGGCAACGGTTGTTACAAAACTTTATCACAATGTTTTTAATGAAGATAATATAGACCTAGTAACCCCAGATGAAGAACAACAACAAAAGGTAATGGAAGTTATTTTTGCAGTTAAAGCCAACCAATTAACAAATAATCATTTGCAAGATTTACGAGAAATAATAAGTCAGCTAGTTGCCAGAGGTGCGGAAGCAATATTATTTGCCTGTACTGAACTATCCGTTATAGCAAAGAGTATCAAACATATTAATGTTCCAGTATTTGATGCCGCACAAATCCTTGCTGAAGAGGTGGTTCGTATTGTGAAAGGATGA
- a CDS encoding threonine synthase, with protein sequence MSFVRELECPKCHSTYNANEVHNLCQCGSPLLVRYDLERLGRSVKKEDLKGRRADLWRYWEFLPLEHEENIVSLGEGFTPIFNTDNLGRELGFKHLYIKDEGLNPTGTFKARGAALGVSKAKELGIKTIAMPTAGNAGGAWSSYGAKAGMEMIIAMPVDAPDLAKKECVATGARTYLVKGLISDAGKIIAQGVKKYGWFEASTLKEPYRIEGKKTMGLEIAEQFNWELPDAVLYPTGGGVGIIGIWKALQELQAIGWIKGPMPKMIAVQAEGCSPIVKAFREGKKESEFFHGAQTIAGGIRVPKALGDFLVLEAVYESGGTAVSVSDAEILEAVKLVARTEGMFICPEGAAAVAAAQKLLNSGFLKPEERVVVLNTGSGLKYPELVDLDLPVLEKEAEI encoded by the coding sequence ATGAGCTTTGTCCGTGAATTGGAGTGCCCGAAATGCCACAGTACCTATAACGCAAATGAAGTGCACAATCTCTGCCAGTGCGGTTCGCCTCTTCTGGTACGTTATGATCTGGAACGGCTGGGCCGGTCAGTAAAGAAAGAAGACTTGAAGGGACGGCGGGCCGACCTCTGGCGTTACTGGGAGTTTTTGCCACTGGAACATGAAGAAAACATCGTATCGTTGGGAGAAGGCTTTACCCCTATCTTTAATACCGACAACTTAGGACGCGAACTGGGGTTTAAGCATCTTTATATCAAAGATGAAGGATTAAATCCCACAGGTACCTTTAAAGCCCGCGGCGCGGCCCTTGGCGTTTCTAAAGCTAAAGAACTGGGCATCAAAACCATTGCCATGCCCACTGCCGGCAACGCCGGGGGAGCCTGGTCGTCCTATGGTGCTAAAGCGGGTATGGAAATGATTATTGCCATGCCGGTTGATGCTCCCGATTTGGCTAAAAAAGAATGCGTTGCCACCGGAGCTCGGACTTATCTAGTGAAAGGATTAATTTCCGACGCCGGAAAGATCATCGCCCAAGGAGTGAAAAAATACGGCTGGTTTGAAGCTTCGACTTTAAAAGAACCATACCGTATCGAAGGCAAGAAGACCATGGGGCTGGAAATTGCCGAGCAATTTAACTGGGAATTACCCGATGCAGTTCTTTATCCTACCGGTGGCGGAGTGGGAATTATAGGTATCTGGAAGGCCCTGCAGGAGCTCCAGGCCATCGGCTGGATTAAGGGTCCTATGCCTAAAATGATAGCGGTGCAGGCGGAAGGGTGCTCTCCCATCGTTAAGGCTTTCCGTGAAGGTAAAAAGGAATCAGAGTTTTTCCATGGGGCCCAGACTATTGCCGGCGGGATCCGCGTACCCAAGGCCCTGGGTGATTTCCTGGTGTTAGAGGCGGTTTATGAAAGCGGTGGAACGGCGGTAAGCGTAAGTGATGCTGAGATCCTGGAGGCGGTAAAACTGGTCGCCAGGACCGAAGGCATGTTCATCTGCCCCGAGGGCGCCGCCGCCGTGGCCGCCGCCCAGAAACTCTTGAACAGCGGTTTCCTCAAACCTGAAGAAAGGGTAGTTGTTTTAAACACCGGCAGCGGCTTGAAGTATCCGGAATTGGTGGATTTAGATTTGCCGGTACTGGAGAAAGAGGCGGAGATTTAG
- a CDS encoding RidA family protein yields MKFKNVIATDDAPAAIGPYSQAIKVGNIIFTSGQIPIDPQSGQVVEGGVAVQVTRVIENLQAVLAAAGASLDDVVKTTLYIKDMNDFGTINEVYGRYFTKEPPARSCVEVARLPKDVLVEIEAVAVVKEG; encoded by the coding sequence TTGAAGTTCAAAAACGTAATTGCTACCGATGACGCACCGGCAGCTATCGGTCCCTATTCCCAGGCCATTAAGGTTGGCAATATAATTTTTACCTCTGGACAGATACCCATTGATCCGCAAAGCGGCCAGGTAGTAGAAGGCGGTGTCGCCGTTCAGGTGACCAGGGTTATAGAAAATTTGCAGGCCGTGCTCGCCGCCGCCGGGGCCAGTCTTGATGACGTTGTAAAAACAACCCTGTACATTAAGGACATGAATGATTTCGGTACCATTAATGAAGTTTACGGACGCTACTTCACCAAAGAACCTCCGGCGCGTTCCTGCGTGGAAGTGGCGCGGCTCCCCAAGGATGTTCTCGTAGAGATTGAGGCCGTCGCCGTCGTTAAAGAGGGTTAA
- a CDS encoding UxaA family hydrolase: MEKFFVHDKRDTVGVAVADIQAGETVTGWVMEDNSIVTVTAISDIKLGHKIALKDIAKGETVIKYGEPIGKAVAPIAKGEHVHVHNLKTARW, from the coding sequence ATGGAAAAATTCTTTGTCCATGACAAACGGGACACCGTGGGCGTGGCCGTGGCCGACATCCAGGCCGGTGAAACGGTAACCGGCTGGGTGATGGAAGATAACTCCATCGTAACCGTAACGGCCATAAGCGACATTAAACTCGGCCATAAAATCGCCCTCAAAGACATCGCTAAAGGCGAAACGGTAATTAAGTACGGCGAACCCATCGGCAAAGCCGTCGCCCCCATTGCCAAAGGCGAGCACGTCCATGTTCATAATCTAAAAACTGCGAGGTGGTAA
- a CDS encoding UxaA family hydrolase, whose amino-acid sequence MTWTKTKFWGYRRENGSVGVRNRVVILPLDDLSNAAAEGVAKLIDGTIALPHPYGRLQFGEDLELFFRTLIGTGSNPNVAACIVIGIEPNWTNRVVEGIAKTGKPVAGFAIERYGDLKVIEMASRKAIEFVQYATELQKEECDISELVVSIKCGESDTTSGLASNPSIGNVVDRLVDMGVTVLFGETSELTGGEHLVAARCATPEVREQFMQSFKSYSDFIISQGVDLCGSQPTEGNIAGGLTTIEEKALGNIQKIGKRAMIQGVLQPAEAPKGKGLWYMETSSAGAEAVTLFAAGGSVLHFFTTGQGNVVGNPIIPVIKISANPITVSTMSEHIDVDLTGLLRREMDLDGAGDAILEKFIRTLNGRYTCAEALNHKEFILTKLYRSA is encoded by the coding sequence ATGACCTGGACTAAAACCAAATTTTGGGGTTATCGTCGGGAAAACGGCAGCGTCGGTGTACGCAACCGCGTAGTTATTCTCCCCTTGGACGACCTTTCCAATGCGGCTGCCGAAGGAGTGGCCAAGCTAATTGACGGTACCATCGCCCTGCCCCATCCGTATGGGCGCCTCCAATTCGGTGAAGATCTGGAGCTCTTTTTCCGCACCTTAATCGGGACCGGTTCCAATCCCAACGTGGCAGCCTGCATTGTTATCGGTATTGAACCCAACTGGACCAACCGCGTGGTGGAAGGCATCGCCAAAACCGGCAAGCCCGTAGCCGGCTTTGCCATTGAGCGTTACGGTGACCTGAAGGTCATTGAAATGGCCTCCCGGAAGGCCATCGAATTCGTCCAGTATGCCACTGAGCTGCAGAAAGAGGAATGCGACATTTCCGAGCTGGTCGTCAGCATTAAATGCGGCGAATCCGACACCACCTCCGGTCTTGCCTCCAATCCTTCCATAGGTAACGTAGTGGACCGCCTGGTCGATATGGGCGTGACCGTCCTCTTCGGCGAAACCTCTGAGCTTACCGGCGGCGAACACCTGGTAGCCGCCCGCTGCGCCACGCCTGAAGTCCGGGAACAGTTCATGCAGAGCTTTAAGTCCTACAGCGACTTTATTATCTCCCAGGGCGTCGATCTCTGCGGCTCCCAGCCAACGGAAGGCAATATTGCCGGCGGCCTGACCACCATTGAGGAAAAAGCCCTCGGCAACATCCAGAAAATCGGTAAAAGGGCTATGATCCAGGGTGTCCTCCAACCGGCTGAAGCTCCTAAAGGTAAAGGCTTATGGTATATGGAAACCTCATCTGCCGGTGCCGAAGCCGTTACCCTTTTCGCCGCCGGCGGCTCGGTGCTCCACTTCTTTACCACCGGCCAAGGGAACGTTGTCGGCAATCCCATAATCCCGGTAATTAAGATTTCGGCCAACCCGATAACCGTCAGCACCATGAGCGAGCATATCGATGTCGACCTGACCGGACTGCTGCGTCGCGAAATGGACTTAGATGGAGCAGGCGATGCCATTCTCGAGAAGTTTATCCGCACCCTCAATGGCCGCTACACCTGCGCCGAAGCCCTTAACCATAAAGAATTCATCCTGACCAAACTTTACCGCAGCGCGTAA
- the sigF gene encoding RNA polymerase sporulation sigma factor SigF, producing the protein MRLSEMNLPRFPLLSEAETEELLRRAKAGDKEARERLINCNLKLVFSLVQRFENRNYDLEDLFQIGTIGLIKAIDKFDLNYQVRFSTYAVPMILGEIRRFLRDDSAVKVSRSLKETAFKVNRAREEMAKKLGREPSISEIAENLDLSREEIVAAMEAVQMPGSIHDTIYQDDGDPIYVLDQLAAEERDEPAWLDKIALKEVLKKLPEKHRRVLVMRFFQDKTQAEVAARMGLSQVQISRIERQALQKIREMLLAEGEKDVQTQ; encoded by the coding sequence ATGCGTTTGTCAGAAATGAATCTACCCCGCTTTCCTCTCCTGTCGGAAGCCGAAACCGAAGAATTGCTGCGCCGGGCCAAAGCGGGGGATAAAGAAGCCAGGGAGCGGCTGATTAACTGCAACCTCAAGCTGGTATTCAGCCTTGTCCAGCGTTTTGAAAATCGCAACTACGACCTGGAAGATCTTTTCCAGATCGGCACCATAGGTCTCATTAAAGCTATAGATAAATTTGATTTAAATTACCAGGTGCGCTTTTCCACCTATGCCGTGCCCATGATTCTGGGAGAAATCAGGCGGTTTTTACGGGATGACAGCGCCGTAAAGGTGAGCCGCTCTTTAAAGGAAACTGCCTTCAAGGTTAACCGCGCCCGCGAAGAAATGGCTAAAAAACTGGGCCGGGAACCATCCATCAGCGAAATTGCCGAAAACCTAGACTTATCCCGTGAAGAAATAGTAGCCGCCATGGAAGCCGTCCAGATGCCCGGATCCATCCACGACACCATTTATCAAGATGACGGCGATCCCATATATGTTTTGGATCAACTGGCTGCCGAGGAAAGGGATGAGCCTGCCTGGCTGGATAAAATAGCCTTAAAGGAAGTCTTAAAAAAACTTCCGGAAAAACATCGGCGGGTGCTGGTCATGCGCTTTTTCCAGGATAAAACCCAGGCCGAGGTGGCGGCCCGCATGGGATTGTCCCAGGTGCAAATTTCCCGCATTGAGCGCCAGGCCCTGCAGAAAATTCGGGAAATGCTCCTGGCAGAAGGAGAAAAAGATGTACAGACGCAATAA
- the spoIIAB gene encoding anti-sigma F factor: MQVKNSMALEFLSLPENVGLARVAVATFAAQVDMTLNELEEIKVAVSEAVSNAIIHGYRGEPSGIVRVAAERTTTGLVIIVEDKGCGIPDIALAMQPAYSSDPERMGLGFSFMQSFMDELEVTSEVNRGTRVRMFKAFKGEAGK; this comes from the coding sequence ATGCAGGTCAAAAACAGCATGGCCCTGGAGTTTTTGAGTCTCCCGGAAAATGTTGGGCTAGCGAGGGTGGCGGTGGCTACCTTCGCCGCCCAGGTGGATATGACCTTGAATGAATTGGAAGAAATTAAAGTTGCCGTTTCCGAGGCAGTGTCCAATGCCATCATCCATGGTTATCGTGGCGAGCCTTCGGGTATAGTAAGGGTGGCGGCGGAGCGGACGACAACGGGGCTGGTAATCATCGTGGAGGATAAGGGCTGCGGCATACCCGATATTGCCCTGGCTATGCAGCCGGCCTATTCCAGCGATCCCGAACGCATGGGTTTGGGATTTTCTTTCATGCAGTCTTTCATGGACGAGCTGGAAGTCACTTCAGAGGTCAATCGTGGCACGCGCGTCAGGATGTTTAAAGCCTTTAAAGGAGAGGCCGGTAAGTAA
- a CDS encoding STAS domain-containing protein, translating into MQVFFSSEGKELWARVKGEVDLENADLLRRELEASLDHARPQVLLLDLEGVTFMDSSGLGVILGRYRRLKKEGGRVVICRPQPQVRRLLEISGLSKIMTIHPEGPETLGGIKDGR; encoded by the coding sequence TTGCAAGTATTCTTTAGTAGCGAAGGTAAAGAATTATGGGCGAGGGTAAAGGGGGAGGTTGATTTGGAGAACGCCGACCTTTTGCGCCGGGAACTGGAAGCCAGCCTGGACCACGCCCGCCCGCAAGTTTTGCTGCTGGATTTAGAGGGAGTGACTTTTATGGATAGCTCCGGTTTGGGGGTAATTTTAGGACGTTACCGGCGGCTTAAAAAAGAAGGCGGCCGGGTAGTGATCTGCCGTCCCCAGCCCCAGGTAAGGCGGCTGCTGGAAATATCCGGCCTGAGCAAAATTATGACCATCCATCCCGAAGGACCGGAAACCCTGGGGGGGATAAAGGATGGCCGGTGA
- a CDS encoding D-alanyl-D-alanine carboxypeptidase family protein yields the protein MRKTGFLILAIILGICMLQVFLPASEQASFAAGDLSADARPVEATAGSEAAAALNLDAKGAVLMDPQTGEILWEKNAHARYFPASMTKLMTMVVAMDMVANGQARLDEPVQTSERAESFGGSEVFLAAGETFPLEQMLIAIAVASANDAAVAVAEHLAGSEEAFVAMMNAKAQELGLKDTHFANCHGLHDEQNYTSAYDMAVIARYALKYPKIREWTSIKRYTFRKEPLSILDNTNKMLYWYPGTDGFKTGFTDAAGLNLVSTVEREGLRLIAVVMGVETPNGHFTDSMKLYNWAYKQWAFQRLYDQGQVVATVPVGKGRLEQVNAVAAAPIGARVSRIRGKGEKVRAEVEIPPILNAPIKKGQKIGQVTVYRDTVAVDHVDLLTAEEVSRASLGQEVVRVMRAVFTVRQ from the coding sequence GTGCGTAAAACAGGATTTTTAATACTGGCGATCATCCTGGGAATATGCATGCTTCAGGTTTTTCTGCCGGCATCAGAGCAGGCATCCTTTGCCGCTGGCGACCTTTCGGCGGATGCCCGGCCGGTAGAGGCTACAGCGGGTAGTGAAGCGGCAGCGGCGCTGAATTTGGATGCCAAAGGTGCCGTTCTTATGGATCCCCAGACTGGGGAGATTCTTTGGGAAAAAAATGCTCATGCCCGTTATTTTCCGGCCAGCATGACTAAACTGATGACCATGGTTGTGGCCATGGATATGGTGGCCAACGGCCAGGCGCGGTTGGATGAACCGGTGCAGACCAGCGAAAGGGCCGAAAGCTTCGGCGGTTCCGAAGTTTTTCTGGCGGCCGGAGAGACCTTCCCTCTGGAGCAGATGCTCATCGCCATCGCCGTAGCCTCGGCCAACGACGCGGCCGTAGCGGTGGCCGAGCATTTGGCCGGTTCGGAAGAAGCCTTTGTTGCCATGATGAACGCCAAGGCCCAGGAGCTGGGATTAAAGGATACCCATTTTGCCAACTGCCACGGCCTTCATGATGAGCAAAACTACACTTCCGCCTATGACATGGCCGTTATCGCCCGCTATGCTTTAAAATACCCAAAAATAAGGGAATGGACTTCCATCAAACGTTACACCTTCCGTAAAGAACCCCTGTCCATCCTGGACAATACCAACAAAATGCTCTACTGGTATCCGGGAACTGACGGTTTTAAAACCGGTTTTACCGATGCCGCCGGTCTGAATCTCGTCTCCACCGTGGAAAGGGAGGGCTTAAGGTTAATTGCCGTAGTAATGGGGGTGGAGACGCCCAACGGCCATTTTACCGATTCCATGAAACTTTACAACTGGGCCTATAAACAGTGGGCCTTCCAGCGCCTTTACGATCAGGGGCAGGTGGTGGCCACGGTACCCGTCGGGAAGGGCCGCCTCGAACAGGTAAATGCCGTTGCGGCGGCGCCGATAGGGGCGCGGGTCAGCCGCATCCGGGGCAAGGGAGAAAAGGTAAGGGCTGAAGTGGAAATACCGCCCATTTTAAATGCCCCCATCAAGAAGGGCCAAAAAATCGGCCAGGTAACCGTCTATCGCGATACCGTGGCCGTGGATCATGTTGATTTGCTGACGGCCGAAGAAGTATCCAGAGCTTCCCTGGGCCAGGAAGTCGTCAGGGTTATGCGCGCCGTTTTCACCGTTCGACAATAA
- a CDS encoding phosphopentomutase has protein sequence MDRVIIIVLDSVGVGELPDAAAFGDAGSNTLGNIAARVNLKLPNMARLGLGNIIPLRGIAPVGSPTAAYGKMASKSAGKDTTSGHWELAGLILEKPFPLYPHGFPPEIIEPFERAIGRKVLGNKPASGTVIIEELGAEHMRTGYPIVYTSADSVFQIAAHEDVIPVEELYRYCKIARRLLTGEHAVGRVIARPFIGEPGHFIRTDRRQDFSLEPPRPTLLDAVVNAGLQVMAVGKIKDIFAGRGISRWIHTHDNMDGIDQTCNFMREGGRGLIFTNLVDFDMRYGHRNDVTGYAGALEAFDRRLPELIEALNEGDVLVITADHGCDPTTPSTDHSREYVPLLIYGDKIRKINIGVRPTFADLGATVAEMLDVPYDLAGESFARRLLK, from the coding sequence ATCGACCGCGTAATAATAATAGTCCTCGACAGCGTCGGAGTCGGTGAACTCCCTGATGCCGCTGCATTCGGCGACGCTGGCAGCAACACCTTGGGCAATATCGCCGCCCGGGTAAACCTTAAATTGCCCAATATGGCCCGGCTGGGCCTGGGCAATATTATCCCTTTAAGGGGGATCGCGCCGGTAGGCTCCCCGACCGCTGCCTATGGTAAAATGGCTTCCAAGTCGGCCGGAAAAGATACCACCAGCGGTCACTGGGAACTGGCCGGGCTGATTTTAGAGAAACCCTTTCCCCTTTATCCCCATGGGTTTCCGCCGGAAATAATTGAGCCCTTTGAAAGGGCCATCGGCCGCAAGGTGCTGGGCAATAAACCCGCTTCGGGTACGGTGATCATCGAAGAGCTGGGAGCCGAACATATGCGTACCGGCTACCCCATTGTTTATACGTCGGCCGACAGCGTTTTCCAGATAGCCGCCCATGAGGACGTCATCCCCGTGGAGGAGTTGTATCGTTACTGCAAGATTGCCAGGCGGCTTTTGACGGGCGAACACGCCGTGGGACGGGTAATCGCCCGGCCTTTTATCGGAGAACCGGGTCATTTTATCCGGACGGACAGGCGGCAGGATTTTTCCCTGGAGCCGCCCAGGCCTACTCTGCTTGATGCCGTCGTAAATGCAGGACTGCAGGTTATGGCCGTCGGTAAAATTAAAGATATTTTTGCCGGTCGCGGTATAAGCCGCTGGATCCATACCCACGATAATATGGATGGCATCGACCAGACCTGCAACTTCATGCGTGAAGGCGGGCGGGGCCTCATCTTTACCAACCTGGTGGATTTTGATATGCGCTACGGCCATCGCAACGACGTTACCGGCTATGCCGGGGCCCTGGAAGCCTTTGATCGTCGCCTGCCGGAGCTCATTGAGGCTTTAAATGAAGGGGATGTTCTGGTCATTACCGCCGATCACGGGTGCGACCCTACAACCCCCAGTACCGATCATTCCCGGGAGTACGTACCGTTATTAATTTACGGCGATAAGATAAGAAAGATAAACATCGGCGTGCGCCCCACCTTTGCCGACCTGGGAGCTACGGTCGCCGAAATGCTGGATGTACCCTATGATTTGGCCGGGGAGAGTTTTGCCCGCCGCTTGTTAAAATAG